The Tubulanus polymorphus chromosome 6, tnTubPoly1.2, whole genome shotgun sequence genome includes a region encoding these proteins:
- the LOC141907730 gene encoding uncharacterized protein LOC141907730 produces MVQKTFGFTKMINVVVFVTFFCLIQCGEGKFVSKLGTRGFTSQERQRIVDLHNMFRSRVATGKQSGQPKAANMIALEWDDRLEKSAQSWSDTCPDAAHAHSDLESRRFYPYLFTGQNFAGSATAEIDASVADWYGEVKYYTYDSNKCHECSDPPACKRTVTCAHYTQTIWSVTTKVGCGQNRCDRQRGKFGGVLYCEYAPIGNGPILNGIVPRPYVEGTPCSQCPAGYSFCLAGSLCASERACVGNSKCKCTLKAELCKHGDFEPTNCMCRCKPGYEGKNCDVACQDELPKQDCDLRKDAGWCKWNHLGISRMETDCRKTCSICGTMVDEGQSNRANIKTEVKTLKLELPTQDVNKYRKIVRGNCRNKHGDDKQCNDWARRGQCESNPGGMIAHCASSCNKCEEAKIRENEINERPKPVPIQRGDCENVREDKTCDDLAKNGACSRDADRMKELCASSCNTCPGPSACEDRMEASKCQRYKSHGYCSAPEQQELMTYHCAETCRKC; encoded by the exons ATGGTTCAGAAGACATTCGGATTTACGAAAATGATAAACGTCGTCGTTTTCGTAACGTTTTTCTGCTTGATACAATGCGGCGAGGGTAAGTTCGTCAGTAAACTCGGCACAAGAGGCTTCACCTCGCAAGAGAGACAACGTATCGTCGACTTGCATAACATGTTCAGATCTCGCGTTGCCACGGGTAAACAGTCCGGCCAACCAAAAGCTGCCAACATGATCGCTCTG GAATGGGATGATAGACTGGAGAAAAGTGCGCAGTCGTGGTCTGACACGTGCCCGGATGCTGCTCACGCGCACAGCGATTTGGAGTCCCGTCGATTCTATCCTTACCTCTTCACCGGGCAAAACTTCGCCGGTTCCGCGACCGCCGAGATCGATGC GTCCGTCGCTGATTGGTACGGTGAAGTGAAATATTACACTTACGATTCGAATAAATGTCACGAATGTAGCGATCCACCCGCGTGTAAGCGGACAGTCACTTGCGCCCACTATACACAG ACGATCTGGTCTGTAACTACCAAAGTCGGCTGCGGACAAAACCGTTGCGATAGACAACGCGGAAAGTTTGGCGGTGTACTTTATTGTGAATACGCCCCCAT TGGAAACGGGCCGATACTGAATGGAATTGTGCCCAGACCATATGTCGAGGGTACCCCGTGTTCTCAATGTCCAGCTGGTTATAGTTTTTGTTTGGCTGGATCTCTTTGCG CCAGTGAACGTGCTTGTGTCGGAAATTCAAAATGCA AGTGTACACTGAAAGCCGAACTGTGTAAACATGGAGACTTTGAGCCGACGAACTGTATGTGCAGATGTAAGCCGGGTTATGAAGGAAAGAACTGCGATG TTGCATGCCAGGATGAGCTGCCCAAGCAGGATTGCGACTTGCGGAAGGATGCCGGCTGGTGTAAGTGGAACCATTTGGGCATAAGCCGTATGGAAACCGACTGCAGAAAAACGTGCAGCATTTGCGGTACAATGGTGGACGAAGGACAGAGCAATAGAGCTAACATAAAAACTGAAGTTAAAACGTTAAAACTAG aACTTCCAACGCAGGACGTGAACAAATACAGAAAAATAGTCAGAG GCAATTGTAGAAACAAACACGGCGATGATAAGCAATGCAATGACTGGGCACGCCGTGGCCAGTGCGAGTCCAATCCGGGCGGTATGATCGCCCATTGCGCTAGTTCATGTAACAAATGCGAAG AAGCGAAAATTagggaaaatgaaataaacgaaAGGCCAAAACCAGTGCCGATTCAACGAG GTGATTGTGAAAATGTTCGCGAAGATAAGACGTGCGACGACCTGGCTAAAAACGGAGCTTGTTCTCGCGATGCGGACAGAATGAAAGAATTGTGCGCGAGTTCGTGTAATACGTGTCCAG GGCCATCAGCGTGTGAAGATCGAATGGAAGCCTCGAAATGCCAGAGATACAAATCTCACGGGTACTGCTCGGCGCCAGAGCAACAAGAACTGATGACGTATCACTGTGCTGAAACATGCAGAAAATGCTAA